In Synechococcus sp. MW101C3, one genomic interval encodes:
- the ruvA gene encoding Holliday junction branch migration protein RuvA: MIGWLQGAVAERWQQGHRCGLLLCCQGVGYEVQLTRRHWERLPVEGAVLTLHIHQSIREDGWTLFGFGGRQERDLFRLLVAVSGVGPQLALALLGAHPPEELVRAIVQADLRKLCQAPGVGKRTAERLAVELRGKLAESDGGAAALAGGAFGLDDAGVDGGTTPLAATRDEVQITLEALGYAPLEINRALHAVGRGGLEPAEGPDAWLRESLRWLAQQAA, translated from the coding sequence ATGATCGGCTGGCTGCAGGGCGCTGTGGCGGAACGGTGGCAGCAGGGACACCGCTGCGGCCTGCTGCTCTGCTGCCAGGGGGTGGGCTACGAGGTGCAGCTCACCCGCCGCCACTGGGAACGGCTGCCGGTTGAAGGCGCCGTGCTCACCCTGCACATCCATCAGTCGATCCGCGAAGACGGCTGGACCCTGTTCGGTTTCGGCGGGCGGCAGGAGCGGGACCTGTTCCGCTTGCTGGTGGCCGTCAGCGGCGTGGGCCCCCAGCTGGCACTGGCCCTGCTGGGCGCCCATCCGCCCGAGGAGCTGGTGCGCGCGATCGTGCAGGCGGATCTGCGCAAGCTCTGCCAGGCGCCGGGCGTGGGCAAGCGCACCGCCGAGCGCCTGGCGGTGGAGCTGCGCGGCAAGCTGGCCGAGAGCGACGGCGGGGCGGCCGCGCTGGCTGGCGGGGCCTTCGGCCTCGATGACGCCGGCGTTGACGGCGGCACCACCCCCCTGGCCGCCACCCGCGACGAGGTGCAGATCACGCTGGAGGCGCTCGGCTACGCGCCGCTGGAGATCAACCGGGCGCTGCACGCCGTAGGACGCGGCGGCCTGGAGCCGGCCGAAGGCCCCGATGCCTGGCTGCGCGAAAGCCTGCGCTGGCTGGCCCAGCAGGCCGCCTGA
- the rpsO gene encoding 30S ribosomal protein S15, with protein MPLDTTKKQELINSHQTHGTDTGSVEVQVAMLSERVSQLTGHLQQNKHDFSSRQGLLKMIGRRKRLLGYLRAQSEDRYAQLIAKLGIRG; from the coding sequence ATGCCGCTCGACACCACCAAGAAACAGGAACTGATCAACAGCCACCAAACCCACGGCACCGATACCGGTTCCGTCGAGGTGCAGGTGGCGATGCTGAGCGAGCGGGTCTCCCAGCTCACCGGTCACCTGCAACAGAACAAGCACGATTTCTCCTCCCGCCAGGGTCTGCTGAAGATGATCGGGCGCCGCAAGCGCCTGCTCGGCTATCTCCGCGCCCAGAGCGAAGATCGCTACGCCCAGCTGATCGCCAAGCTCGGCATCCGGGGCTGA
- a CDS encoding DNA polymerase III subunit alpha gives MAFVPLHNHSDYSLLDGASQLPQMVERAVELGMPALALTDHGVMYGAIELLKLCRKAGIKPIIGNEMYVINGSIEDPQPKKERRYHLVVLAKNDTGYRNLVKLTSISHLRGMRGRGIFARACIDKQLLQQYSEGLIVATACLGGEIPQAILRGRPDVARDVARWYQELFGEDFYLEIQDHGSPEDRIVNVEIVRIAAELGIELIATNDAHYLTSGDVEAHDALLCVLTGKLVTDEKRLRYTGTEYIKSEAEMGRLFADHLDAAVVARAIANTAVVAEKVEAYDILGRQQMPCFPIPDGHTAVSYLREVSEQGLRQRLGLSAAEPFTALYGERLAFELQVMEQMGFPTYFLVVWDYIRYAREQGIPVGPGRGSAAGSLVAYALGITALDPVEHGLLFERFLNPERKSMPDIDTDFCIERRGEVIEYVTRRYGDDKVAQIITFNRMTSKAVLKDVARVLDIPYGDADRLAKLIPVVRGKPAKLAEMIGPESPAPEFREKYENDANVRRWVDMARRIEGTNKTFGVHAAGVVIAAEPLDSLVPLQRNNDGQVITQYFMEDVEAMGLLKMDFLGLKNLTMIEKTVDLVERGSGERIDPDALPANDPGTYELLARGDLEGIFQLESSGMRQIVRDLKPSSLEDISSILALYRPGPLDAGLIPKFINRKHGREAIDFACPALEPILKETYGIMVYQEQIMRIAQDLAGYSLGEADLLRRAMGKKKVSEMQKHSSQFVEGATARGVNSAVAEKLFEQMVLFAEYCFNKSHSTAYGAVTYQTAYLKAHYPVAYMAALLTVNASSTDKVQRYIANCQSMGIEVMPPDVNASGIDFTPTGDRILFGLSAVRNLGDGAIRQLLEARQAEGPFASLADLCDRIPTNLMNRRALESLIHCGALDALEPNANRAQLMADLDLVLDWAGSRARDRASGQGNLFDLFAAPPAAGGADHSMAPKAAPVADYPPKEKLRLEKELVGFYLSDHPLRQLAQPIRLLSPIGLATLEEQADKARVSVVAMVPEIRNVTTRKGDRMAVLQIEDLTGTAEAVVFPKTFARLCDHLMVDARLLIWASVDRRDDRVQLIVDDCRAIDDLQLLLVELEAEQAADIAVQHQLRECLVRHRPEQDEAGVRVPVVALVKLHDQTRYVRFGHQFCVRDGAAAVDTLHAAAFTARLHSPLQLA, from the coding sequence TTGGCTTTCGTTCCGCTCCACAACCACAGCGACTACAGCCTGCTGGACGGGGCCAGCCAGTTGCCGCAGATGGTGGAGCGCGCGGTGGAGCTGGGCATGCCGGCCCTCGCCCTCACCGACCACGGCGTGATGTATGGCGCGATCGAACTGCTGAAGCTGTGCCGCAAGGCCGGCATCAAGCCGATCATCGGCAATGAGATGTATGTGATCAACGGCTCGATCGAGGATCCGCAGCCGAAGAAAGAACGCCGCTACCACCTGGTGGTGCTCGCCAAGAACGACACCGGCTACCGCAACCTGGTGAAGCTCACCAGCATCAGCCACCTGCGCGGCATGCGCGGCCGCGGCATCTTTGCGCGCGCCTGCATCGACAAACAATTGCTGCAGCAGTACAGCGAAGGGCTGATTGTGGCCACCGCCTGCCTCGGCGGTGAGATCCCCCAGGCGATTCTGCGCGGCCGCCCGGATGTGGCGCGGGATGTGGCCCGTTGGTATCAGGAGCTGTTCGGGGAGGATTTCTACCTGGAAATCCAGGATCACGGCTCCCCGGAAGACCGGATCGTGAATGTGGAGATCGTGCGCATCGCTGCCGAACTCGGCATCGAGCTGATCGCCACCAACGATGCCCACTACCTCACCAGCGGCGATGTGGAAGCGCACGACGCCCTGCTCTGCGTGCTCACCGGCAAGCTGGTGACCGATGAGAAGCGCCTGCGGTACACCGGCACGGAATACATCAAGAGCGAGGCGGAAATGGGCCGCCTGTTCGCCGATCATCTCGATGCCGCCGTGGTGGCCCGCGCCATCGCCAACACCGCCGTGGTGGCCGAGAAGGTGGAGGCCTACGACATCCTCGGCCGGCAGCAGATGCCGTGCTTTCCGATCCCCGATGGCCACACGGCAGTGAGCTATCTGCGCGAGGTGAGTGAGCAGGGGCTGCGCCAGCGGCTGGGGCTCTCGGCCGCCGAGCCGTTCACGGCGCTCTATGGCGAGCGGCTGGCCTTCGAGCTGCAGGTGATGGAGCAGATGGGCTTCCCCACCTACTTCCTGGTGGTGTGGGATTACATCCGCTACGCCCGTGAGCAGGGCATCCCGGTGGGTCCGGGCCGGGGCTCGGCGGCCGGCTCGCTGGTGGCCTATGCGCTTGGCATCACGGCGCTCGATCCGGTGGAGCACGGCTTGCTGTTTGAGCGCTTCCTCAACCCCGAACGCAAGTCGATGCCGGACATCGACACCGACTTCTGCATCGAGCGGCGCGGCGAGGTGATCGAGTACGTCACCCGGCGCTATGGCGACGACAAGGTGGCGCAGATCATCACCTTCAACCGCATGACCTCCAAGGCGGTGCTGAAGGATGTGGCGCGCGTGCTCGACATCCCCTACGGCGATGCCGACCGGCTGGCCAAGTTGATTCCGGTGGTGAGGGGCAAACCGGCCAAGCTCGCCGAGATGATCGGGCCGGAGTCACCGGCGCCGGAGTTCCGCGAAAAGTATGAAAACGACGCCAATGTGCGCCGCTGGGTGGACATGGCCCGCCGCATCGAAGGCACCAACAAAACCTTCGGTGTGCATGCCGCCGGTGTGGTGATCGCCGCCGAACCGCTTGATTCGCTGGTGCCGCTGCAGCGCAACAACGATGGCCAGGTGATCACCCAGTACTTCATGGAAGATGTGGAGGCGATGGGGCTGCTGAAGATGGACTTCCTCGGCCTCAAGAACCTCACCATGATCGAAAAGACGGTGGATCTGGTGGAGCGGGGCAGCGGTGAACGCATCGACCCCGATGCCCTGCCGGCCAATGACCCCGGCACCTATGAACTGCTGGCCCGCGGTGATCTGGAAGGCATCTTTCAGCTGGAATCCAGCGGCATGCGTCAGATCGTGCGCGATCTCAAACCCTCTTCCCTGGAAGACATCTCCTCGATCCTGGCGCTCTACCGCCCCGGCCCGCTGGATGCCGGCCTGATCCCCAAATTCATCAACCGCAAGCACGGCCGCGAAGCGATCGATTTCGCCTGCCCGGCCCTGGAGCCGATCCTGAAGGAAACCTACGGAATCATGGTGTATCAGGAGCAGATCATGCGGATCGCGCAGGATCTGGCCGGCTATTCGCTGGGGGAAGCGGATCTGCTGCGCCGCGCCATGGGCAAGAAGAAGGTGTCGGAGATGCAGAAGCACAGCAGCCAGTTCGTGGAAGGGGCCACGGCCCGCGGTGTGAACAGTGCGGTGGCGGAAAAGCTGTTCGAGCAGATGGTGCTGTTCGCCGAATACTGCTTCAACAAGAGCCACTCCACCGCCTACGGGGCGGTGACGTATCAAACCGCCTATCTCAAGGCGCATTATCCGGTGGCCTACATGGCCGCCCTGCTCACCGTCAACGCCAGCAGCACCGACAAGGTGCAGCGTTACATCGCCAACTGCCAATCCATGGGCATCGAGGTGATGCCGCCCGATGTGAATGCCTCGGGCATCGACTTCACCCCCACCGGCGATCGCATCCTGTTCGGGCTCTCGGCGGTGCGCAACCTCGGCGATGGCGCCATCCGTCAGCTGCTGGAGGCCCGCCAGGCTGAGGGGCCCTTTGCCTCTCTCGCTGATCTCTGCGATCGCATCCCCACCAACCTGATGAACAGGCGGGCGCTCGAATCGCTGATCCACTGCGGCGCCCTCGATGCGCTGGAGCCCAACGCCAACCGCGCCCAGCTGATGGCGGATCTCGATCTGGTGCTGGATTGGGCAGGCTCGCGCGCCCGCGACCGCGCCAGCGGCCAGGGCAACCTGTTCGATCTGTTCGCCGCCCCGCCTGCCGCTGGGGGCGCTGATCACAGCATGGCGCCGAAAGCCGCCCCTGTGGCCGACTATCCGCCGAAGGAAAAGTTGCGGCTGGAGAAAGAGCTGGTGGGCTTCTATCTCTCCGATCACCCGCTGCGGCAACTCGCGCAGCCGATCCGGCTGCTCTCACCGATCGGCCTGGCCACGCTCGAGGAGCAGGCCGACAAGGCGCGCGTGAGTGTGGTGGCGATGGTGCCGGAGATCCGCAATGTCACCACCCGCAAAGGTGATCGCATGGCGGTGCTGCAGATCGAAGACCTCACCGGCACCGCCGAAGCGGTGGTGTTTCCGAAAACCTTCGCCCGGCTCTGCGATCACCTGATGGTGGATGCACGGCTGCTGATCTGGGCGTCGGTGGATCGCCGCGACGACCGCGTGCAGCTGATCGTGGACGATTGCCGCGCCATCGATGATCTGCAGCTGCTGCTGGTGGAGCTGGAGGCCGAGCAGGCCGCCGACATCGCCGTGCAGCATCAGCTGCGCGAATGCCTGGTGCGGCACCGGCCGGAGCAGGACGAAGCGGGGGTGCGGGTGCCGGTGGTGGCGCTGGTGAAGCTGCACGACCAGACCCGCTACGTGCGTTTCGGCCACCAGTTCTGCGTACGCGACGGCGCGGCCGCCGTGGACACACTCCACGCCGCCGCCTTCACCGCCCGGCTGCACTCACCCCTGCAGCTGGCCTGA
- a CDS encoding DUF1816 domain-containing protein, with protein sequence MDALIRPLRSLANGLGMAWWARVETHDPNVIYWFGPFMRRQELEVELEHFLADLQAEAPGGLSHEILRTHRGEPLTDVQEPG encoded by the coding sequence ATGGACGCCCTGATCCGGCCTTTGCGCAGCCTGGCGAACGGTCTGGGGATGGCATGGTGGGCGCGGGTGGAAACCCACGATCCCAACGTCATCTATTGGTTCGGCCCGTTCATGCGGCGCCAGGAGCTGGAAGTGGAGCTGGAGCACTTTCTCGCCGATCTTCAGGCAGAGGCGCCCGGCGGGCTCAGCCACGAAATCCTCCGCACCCACCGGGGCGAACCCCTCACCGACGTCCAGGAGCCCGGCTGA
- a CDS encoding lmo0937 family membrane protein: protein MLETVAVVLLVLWLLGLVSSFTLGGLIHLFLVVAVVILVLRLLQRTRV from the coding sequence ATGCTGGAAACCGTGGCCGTCGTGCTGCTTGTGTTGTGGCTGCTGGGTCTTGTCAGTTCGTTCACCCTGGGTGGGCTGATTCATCTGTTTCTCGTTGTGGCTGTTGTCATTCTTGTGCTGCGGCTGCTTCAACGGACGAGGGTCTGA
- a CDS encoding CsbD family protein: MVVMIASCVFQPPAMASTSFVTTTPFAARIMSKDLSASAKQAEGRLEAAHGELTGDTGEKLKGQAKQVQAAAMQAGSDLKQGVKSTANKVSDATSKAADKIK; the protein is encoded by the coding sequence ATGGTCGTGATGATCGCCTCTTGCGTGTTTCAGCCCCCTGCAATGGCCTCGACCAGCTTCGTGACCACCACCCCCTTTGCCGCCAGAATCATGTCCAAAGATCTCTCCGCCTCCGCCAAGCAAGCGGAAGGCCGGCTTGAAGCTGCCCACGGCGAACTCACCGGAGACACCGGCGAAAAGCTCAAAGGGCAGGCCAAACAGGTGCAGGCTGCAGCGATGCAGGCCGGCTCCGACCTCAAACAGGGCGTGAAGTCGACCGCTAACAAGGTGAGCGACGCCACCTCCAAGGCCGCCGACAAGATCAAATGA
- a CDS encoding PAM68 family protein: MAAKRKPRPKASGLAPSATAGAGKSGGGAAAKASGAKVIPPAVANRMARRIALATGVPSVLGMSAFVVSYLLVSRNIYDVPPVLTLAVSGGLFLLGVLGLSYGVLSASWEEAAGSLLGFEQIGVNISRVRASIRAMRQGSNAPG; encoded by the coding sequence ATGGCGGCCAAGCGCAAGCCCCGCCCGAAGGCTTCCGGTCTTGCCCCCTCTGCCACGGCGGGAGCGGGCAAATCTGGCGGCGGCGCTGCCGCCAAGGCCAGTGGGGCGAAAGTGATTCCGCCTGCTGTGGCCAACCGCATGGCACGCCGCATCGCCCTGGCCACGGGGGTTCCCTCCGTGCTGGGCATGTCCGCGTTCGTGGTCAGCTACCTGCTGGTGAGCCGCAACATCTACGACGTCCCCCCGGTGCTTACCCTCGCGGTGTCCGGTGGCCTGTTCCTGCTGGGTGTGCTGGGGCTCAGCTATGGCGTGCTCTCGGCCAGCTGGGAAGAAGCGGCCGGCAGCCTGTTGGGCTTCGAGCAGATCGGTGTCAACATCAGCCGCGTGCGTGCCTCCATCCGGGCGATGCGCCAGGGCAGCAACGCGCCCGGCTGA
- the gatA gene encoding Asp-tRNA(Asn)/Glu-tRNA(Gln) amidotransferase subunit GatA, which translates to MGIAEWRERLQSGDVSARELTDHHLARIDAVDPTVHAYLEVTADRARADADRIDAARAAGETLPPLAGIPLAIKDNLCTKGIATTCSSRMLEHFVPPYESTVTERLWQAGAVLLGKTNLDEFAMGSSTETSAFGPSRNPWDPERVPGGSSGGSAAAVAAGEAMAALGSDTGGSIRQPAAFCGVVGLKPTYGRVSRWGLVAFASSLDQVGPFSTSVADAAELLQVIAGADPRDGTCLQAPVPDYRDALRQPIAGLRVGLVRECFEQEGLDPQVKASVLAAAAQLEALGCELVEVSCPRFNDGIATYYVIAPSEASANLARYDGVKYGFRSEQAGSLAEMTARSRAEGFGDEVQRRILIGTYALSAGYVDAFYKKAQQVRTLIRRDFDAAFGQVDVLLTPTSPTTAFRFGAHADDPLAMYLADLLTIPANMAGLPAISLPCGFDADGLPIGLQLITGVLEEPRLLQVAHHYEQAARVMDSRPEAALVA; encoded by the coding sequence ATGGGGATCGCCGAATGGCGTGAGCGGCTGCAGAGCGGAGACGTGTCTGCCCGTGAGCTCACCGATCACCACCTGGCCCGCATCGACGCGGTGGATCCCACCGTGCATGCCTACCTGGAGGTGACGGCGGATCGTGCCCGCGCCGATGCCGATCGCATCGACGCCGCCCGTGCCGCCGGTGAGACGCTGCCGCCGCTGGCCGGCATTCCGCTGGCGATCAAGGACAACCTCTGCACCAAGGGCATCGCCACCACCTGCTCCAGCCGCATGCTGGAGCACTTCGTGCCGCCGTACGAATCCACCGTCACCGAGCGGCTGTGGCAGGCCGGCGCGGTGTTGCTGGGCAAAACGAACCTCGACGAGTTCGCCATGGGCAGCTCGACCGAAACCTCCGCCTTCGGCCCGAGCCGCAACCCCTGGGACCCGGAACGGGTGCCGGGCGGCAGCTCCGGCGGCAGCGCGGCGGCGGTGGCCGCCGGTGAAGCGATGGCGGCCCTCGGCTCCGACACCGGCGGCTCGATCCGCCAGCCCGCTGCTTTCTGCGGCGTGGTGGGGCTCAAGCCCACCTACGGCCGGGTGAGCCGCTGGGGGCTGGTGGCCTTCGCCAGCTCGCTCGATCAGGTGGGCCCGTTCAGCACCAGCGTGGCCGATGCCGCTGAGCTGCTGCAGGTGATCGCCGGCGCCGACCCCCGCGATGGCACCTGCCTGCAGGCCCCCGTGCCGGATTACCGGGACGCGCTGCGGCAACCCATCGCCGGACTGCGCGTGGGTCTCGTGCGCGAATGCTTTGAACAGGAGGGGCTGGATCCCCAGGTGAAGGCGTCGGTGCTGGCGGCCGCCGCGCAGCTGGAGGCCCTCGGCTGCGAGCTGGTGGAGGTGAGCTGCCCCCGCTTCAACGACGGCATCGCCACCTATTACGTGATCGCCCCGTCAGAGGCGTCGGCGAACCTGGCCCGCTACGACGGTGTGAAGTACGGCTTCCGCTCCGAGCAGGCCGGCAGCCTGGCGGAGATGACCGCCCGCAGCCGCGCCGAAGGCTTCGGCGACGAGGTGCAGCGCCGCATCCTGATCGGCACCTACGCCCTCTCCGCCGGCTACGTGGATGCCTTTTACAAGAAGGCCCAGCAGGTGCGCACCCTGATCCGCCGCGACTTCGACGCCGCCTTCGGCCAGGTGGACGTGCTGCTCACCCCCACCTCACCCACCACCGCCTTCCGCTTCGGCGCCCACGCCGACGACCCGTTGGCGATGTACCTGGCCGACCTGCTCACGATTCCGGCCAACATGGCGGGCCTGCCGGCGATCTCCTTGCCCTGCGGCTTCGACGCCGACGGCCTGCCGATCGGTCTGCAGCTGATCACCGGCGTGCTGGAGGAGCCGCGCCTGCTGCAGGTGGCTCACCACTACGAACAGGCGGCGCGGGTGATGGACAGCCGGCCTGAGGCGGCCCTGGTGGCCTGA
- a CDS encoding type II toxin-antitoxin system RelE/ParE family toxin translates to MRDRSQTATVGTCLKSARQSGSSDGLRVCLGDLRARAKVLARIERLIGGNPGDVKPVGAGVSELRIDCGPGYRVYFLQRGTALIILLAGGDKSSQAKDIDEALLLAANLTEET, encoded by the coding sequence GTGCGCGACCGTAGCCAGACGGCTACAGTTGGCACATGCTTGAAGTCCGCCAGACAGAGCGGTTCGTCCGATGGCTTGAGGGTCTGTCTGGGTGATCTCAGAGCCCGGGCGAAGGTTCTGGCCAGGATTGAGCGCCTCATCGGCGGCAATCCTGGTGACGTCAAGCCCGTTGGGGCCGGCGTGTCGGAGTTGCGGATCGACTGCGGCCCTGGATACAGGGTCTACTTCCTACAGAGGGGAACCGCCTTGATCATCCTATTGGCTGGCGGAGATAAGAGCTCACAAGCCAAGGACATTGATGAAGCCCTTCTGTTGGCAGCCAACCTTACGGAGGAGACCTGA